The following coding sequences lie in one Aspergillus luchuensis IFO 4308 DNA, chromosome 8, nearly complete sequence genomic window:
- the PRX1_2 gene encoding peroxiredoxin (COG:O;~EggNog:ENOG410PFVX;~InterPro:IPR019479,IPR000866,IPR036249,IPR013766, IPR024706;~PFAM:PF08534,PF10417,PF00578;~SMCOG1196:alkyl hydroperoxide reductase/ Thiol specific;~antiSMASH:Cluster_8.10;~go_function: GO:0016209 - antioxidant activity [Evidence IEA];~go_function: GO:0016491 - oxidoreductase activity [Evidence IEA];~go_function: GO:0051920 - peroxiredoxin activity [Evidence IEA];~go_process: GO:0055114 - oxidation-reduction process [Evidence IEA]): MASILPRVGFRALTALPRATPLPRVSFTQLPRVQPRVQPLTRRFLATIPQEQPRLRLGSTAPNFKALTTHGEIDFHEFIGNSWAILFSHPADFTPVCTTELGAFAKMKDEFEKRGVKMIGLSANDLSSHDQWIDDINEVANTNVQFPIIADADRKVAFLYDMVDQRDLDNIAEKGIPFTIRSVFIIDPEKKIRLTMSYPASTGRNSAEVLRVIDSLQTADRKGIATPIDWQVGEDVIVPPSVSTEDAKKKFGEVRELKPYLRYTKY, translated from the exons ATGGCATCAATTCTCCCCCGTGTTGGCTTCCGCGCCTTGACCGCTCTGCCCAGAGCCACCCCTCTGCCCCGGGTGTCTTTCACGCAGCTCCCTCGCGTGCAGCCCCGCGTTCAGCCCCTCACTCGCCGGTTCCTTGCTACCATTCCCCAGGAACAGCCTCGTCTGCGTCTCGGATCGACCG CCCCCAACTTCAAGGCCCTTACCACCCATGGCGAAATTGACTTCCACGAGTTCATCGGCAACAGCTGGGCCAttctcttctcccacccGGCCGACTTCACCCCGGTCTGCACCACCGAGCTGGGTGCTTTCGCCAAGATGAAGGATGAGTTTGAGAAGAGAGGCGTCAAGATGATCGGTCTG AGCGCCAATGACCTCAGCTCCCACGACCAGTGGATTGATGACATCAACGAGGTTGCCAACACCAACGTTCAGTTCCCTATCATCGCCGATGCCGACCGCAAGGTCGCCTTCCTTTACGACATGGTTGATCAGCGCGACTTGGACAACATTGCTGAGAAGGGCATCCCGTTCACCATCCGCtccgtcttcatcatcgaccccgagaagaagatccgtCTCACCATGTCGTACCCTGCCTCCACTGGCCGCAACTCGGCCGAGGTCCTGCGTGTCATCGATTCCCTGCAGACTGCTGACCGCAAGGGCATTGCCACTCCTATTGACTGGCAGGTTGGCGAGGATGTGATTGTGCCTCCTTCGGTGTCGACCGAGGATGCCAAGAAGAAGTTTGGCGAGGTGCGCGAGCTGAAGCCGTACCTGCGTTACACCAAGTACTAA
- a CDS encoding uncharacterized protein (COG:S;~EggNog:ENOG410PWQZ;~antiSMASH:Cluster_8.10) — protein sequence MPDNNSTSSWPVIGRHPFSSFRSLFTSAGKMDKPCTTPTSLSEPLLPNTNNTTTITTHQPYTPSQPQQQQQQPDLFASEISKPLLHSPLLSEPETPTENKTASFIWEDINPPAEYYLADKSTSTPPSPPPTYTYSQQDQQQQQSPPQDKESDPTMIDTTTRSIPVSSLPGYNDVSGAVIVDYDGFPHFLSPQEEEERKMKLQRAVQEKMLGLPRQTSFEWERPLSAGSAAGWLPRYSPAKRGAQR from the coding sequence ATGCCTGACAACAACTCGACCTCCTCTTGGCCAGTAATAGGCCGCCaccccttctcatccttccgGTCCCTTTTCACCTCTGCCGGTAAAATGGATAAGCCTTGTACTACTCCGACTAGTCTTTCGGAGCCTCTACtacccaacaccaacaatactactactattactacccACCAACCATACACACcatcacaaccacaacaacaacaacaacaaccagacCTATTCGCATCCGAAATATCCAAACCACTCCTCCACTCACCACTACTATCCGAACCAGAAACACCCACCGAAAACAAAACCGCCTCATTCATCTGGGAAGACATCAACCCCCCAGCCGAGTACTACCTAGCCGAcaaatcaacatcaacaccaccctcaccacccccaacctaCACATACTCCCAAcaagaccaacaacaacaacaatcaccaccacaagacaaagaaagcgATCCAACCATGATCGACACAACCACCAGATCCATCCCTGTCTCCTCCCTTCCAGGCTACAACGACGTCAGCGGCGCCGTCATCGTCGACTACGACGGCTTCCCgcatttcctttccccccaggaagaagaagaacggaaAATGAAGCTCCAGCGTGCTGTACAGGAGAAAATGCTCGGTCTGCCGAGACAGACCAGCTTCGAGTGGGAAAGACCCCTGTCTGCTGGGTCGGCCGCCGGGTGGTTGCCGAGGTATTCGCCTGCGAAGAGGGGAGCGCAGCGGTGA
- a CDS encoding uncharacterized protein (COG:S;~EggNog:ENOG410PWQZ;~InterPro:IPR036864,IPR021858,IPR001138;~PFAM:PF00172;~antiSMASH:Cluster_8.10;~go_function: GO:0000981 - DNA-binding transcription factor activity, RNA polymerase II-specific [Evidence IEA];~go_function: GO:0008270 - zinc ion binding [Evidence IEA];~go_process: GO:0006355 - regulation of transcription, DNA-templated [Evidence IEA]) — protein MAPDRFQPSPHSHLYKATLSVFPHPFSHALNGTRTPMTPSRKTRHRLIAGCQRCRIRHLKCDTNSPACSHCIRAGTDCDRGINVRFRNGLDIFGDDDALFPERDLWPYLMGPLRFVDETVIIKQLYEAEEPEHNGPTEQSRGVNDAPITPVGIVEYHGLEQYTSPLTDDTPPIQTLCHDGRSSDLELLMGNALQHSDRVTGRELQISDLVQEKRLSFNEREAKLMRNYVEYMALWADITDPHRHFEIEVPVRAMQDPVLRYAIFAFSSRHVERQKKGNEAEALQYHNHCLQLLIPTLSGTGGDLTDVVLATVAILRQHEEMEYDDNQFHLTGATRIMNTVSSFGSSGGLGEAAAWLCLREDIHVSLISQKPLRTNLESFHHSDIFLRNDDFAWAARMVFLLAKVLKCAFNQMSSPEYTALQSIAQEVEDWNSRKPPSFQPLRELPRGKNVSRRFPEMWMLLPVHVVGTQYYHIAKIVLAFACCPSPPLAYESFRNSRNIEKAIRYHLFMVLGLAKSNPKAENTLFTARHSLVAWGWVIRQKTDQQAAEILLREMWTRTGWDVTASIQSLREQWADEETDS, from the exons ATGGCCCCCGACCGATTCCAGCCTAGCCCGCACTCTCACCTCTACAAGGCAACTCTTTCCGTGTTTCCTCATCCATTTTCTCACGCTCTCAATGGCACCAGAACCCCCATGACCCCATCACGCAAAACACGACATCGTCTGATCGCTGGCTG TCAAAGATGTCGAA TCCGTCATCTCAAGT GCGACACCAATTCTCCCGCGTGCAGCCATTGCATCCGGGCAGGTACAGACTGCGACAGAGGAATAAACGTGCGCTTCCGGAACGGACTAGACATctttggtgatgatgatgctctCTTCCCGGAGAGGGATTTGTGGCCATACTTGATGGGTCCAC TGAGGTTCGTTGACGAAACggtcatcatcaaacaatTGTATGAGGCGGAAGAGCCAGAGCATAATGGCCCAACAGAGCAGTCTCGTGGGGTCAATGATGCACCTATAACTCCAGTCGGAATTGTCGAGTACCATGGCCTCGAGCAGTATACGTCGCCATTGACGGATGATACACCTCCGATACAGACTCTGTGCCATGATGGTCGTTCGTCTGATTTAGAATTGTTGATGGGAAATGCTCTTCAGCATTCTGACCGAGTTACGGGAAGAGAGTTACAGATTAGTGACTTGGTGCAGGAAAAGCGGCTCTCATTCAATGAGAGAGAAGCGAAGTTGATGCGGAACTATGTTGAGTATATGGCGTTGTGG GCAGATATAACCGACCCTCATCGACACTTCGAGATAGAGGTACCTGTGAGAGCAATGCAGGATCCCGTTCTGCGATATGCGATCTTCGCTTTCTCCTCTCGCCATGTCGAGCGacaaaaaaagggaaacgaaGCGGAGGCGCTGCAATATCATAACCACtgtctgcagctgctgatTCCCACATTATCTGGAACTGGTGGTGATCTGACTGATGTTGTTCTTGCTACTGTTGCTATCCTTCGCCAACACGAGGAAATGGAGT ATGACGACAACCAATTCCATCTGACAGGGGCAACTCGTATCATGAACACTGTCTCCTCATTTGGGTCCTCCGGAGGATTGGGTGAAGCGGCAGCCTGGCTCTGTCTTCGTGAGGATATTCATGTATCGCTGATCTCGCAAAAGCCCCTACGAACAAATCTGGAAAGCTTCCACCATTCCGATATTTTTCTAAGAAACGATGATTTTGCGTGGGCAGCTCGGATGGTCTTCCTGTTAGCCAAAGTCCTCAAATGTGCTTTCAATCAGATGTCTTCGCCAGAATACACTGCGCTACAGAGTATTGCgcaggaagttgaagacTGGAATTCCAGAAAGCCGCCGTCCTTCCAACCCCTGCGTGAGCTTCCTCGTGGAAAGAATGTCTCGCGTCGGTTCCCagagatgtggatgttgctACCGGTGCATG TGGTCGGAACTCAGTACTACCATATCGCCAAGATAGTTCTTGCCTTTGCTTGTTGCCCAAGTCCTCCGCTTGCTTACGAGAGTTTCAGAAATTCGCGAAACATCGAG AAAGCGATACGCTATCACCTGTTCATGGTGCTGGGATTGGCCAAGTCAAATCCCAAAGCGGAGAATACGCTGTTCACCGCACGGCATAGCCTAGTGGCGT GGGGCTGGGTCATTCGGCAAAAGACGGACCAGCAGGCTGCCGAAATCCTCCTCAGAGAGATGTGGACGAGAACGGGGTGGGATGTGACGGCATCGATCCAGTCCTTACGAGAGCAATGGGCTGACGAAGAGACGGACAGTTGA
- the exg2 gene encoding putative exo-beta-1,3-glucanase (CAZy:GH5;~COG:G;~EggNog:ENOG410PJVJ;~InterPro:IPR017853,IPR001547;~PFAM:PF00150;~TransMembrane:1 (i307-327o);~antiSMASH:Cluster_8.10;~go_function: GO:0004553 - hydrolase activity, hydrolyzing O-glycosyl compounds [Evidence IEA];~go_process: GO:0071704 - organic substance metabolic process [Evidence IEA]), with translation MPSHSRSRDRLSPSSELDDADPVYSPSVYQREHYNNNDSLFDSAEEDYARAARNVYSYETHDEYHDDDDDDDAHEDDHDREYDDKFGEPWVPLRAQVEGDAWREGFETAIPKEEDVTQAKEYQYQMSGALGDDGPPPLPSDSLGKGKGKKRLDRETRRQRRKERLAAFFKHRNEGASAGLVSGDALAKLLGSQDGDEDCLSHLGSERADSMSQKNLEGGRQRKLPVLSEEPMMLRPFPAVAPTGQTKGRVVSGAQLEQGGPGIEMRHRGGGGPPTEGLLQKEGDWDGSTKGSSASARPSFWKRYHKTFIFFAILIVMAAIAIPVGIIEARRLHGTNGGDNTSNSNLKGISRDSIPAYARGTYLDPFTWYDTTDFNVTFTNATVGGLSIMGLNSTWNDSAQANENVPPLDEKFPYGSQPIRGVNLGGWLSIEPFIVPSLFDTYTSSEGIIDEWTLSEKLGDSAASVIEKHYATFITEQDFADIRDAGLDHVRIQFSYWAIKTYDGDPYVPKIAWRYLLRAIEYCRKYGLRVNLDPHGIPGSQNGWNHSGRQGTIGWLNGTDGELNRQRSLEMHDQLSQFFAQDRYKNVVTIYGLVNEPLMLSLPVEKVLNWTVEATNLVQKNGIKAWVTAHDGFLNLAKWDKMLKTRPNNMMLDTHQYTVFNTGEIVLNHTRRVELICESWYSMIQQINITSTGWGPTICGEWSQADTDCAQYVNNVGRGTRWEGTFSLTDSTQYCPTASEGTCSCTQANAVPGVYSEGYKTFLQTYAEAQMSAFETAMGWFYWTWATESAAQWSYRTAWKNGYMPKKAYSPAFKCGDAIPSFGNLPEYY, from the exons ATGCCGAGCCACTCCCGCAGTCGGGACCGGTTGAGTCCCAGCAGCGAGCTGGACGATGCCGATCCCGTTTACTCTCCCTCGGTGTACCAGAGGGAACATTATAATAACAATGATTCGTTGTTTGACTCCGCTGAGGAAGACTACGCCCGTGCAGCACGAAATGTCTATAGTTACGAAACACATGATGAATAtcacgacgacgatgatgatgacgatgccCATGAGGATGATCACGACCGTGAATACGATGATAAGTTTGGGGAGCCTTGGGTTCCGTTACGCGCTCAGGTCGAAGGTGATGCATGGAGAGAGGGGTTTGAGACTGCCATtcccaaggaagaggatgtcaCTCAAGCGAAAGAGTATCAGTACCAGATGAGCGGGGCgcttggcgatgatggacCACCTCCCTTGCCATCTGATTCCCTAGGTaagggaaaggggaagaagcgatTGGATCGAGAGACGCGacggcagaggaggaaagagaggctTGCGGCGTTCTTCAAACATAGGAACGAGGGCGCATCGGCGGGATTGGTCAGTGGGGATGCCCTGGCAAAGCTGCTTGGGTCAcaggatggcgatgaggatTGCTTGAGCCATCTGGGTAGTGAGCGCGCGGACTCGATGTCACAGAAAAATTTGGAAGGTGGCAGGCAAAGGAAACTTCCGGTTCTGAGTGAGGAGCCAATGATGCTACGGCCGTTTCCTGCCGTAGCGCCGACAGGACAGACGAAGGGTAGGGTGGTGTCTGGGGCTCAGTTGGAACAGGGAGGCCCAGGTATCGAGATGCGACAtcgtggtggaggtgggccGCCTACGGAGGGATTGCTCCAGAAAGAGGGTGACTGGGATGGCAGCACGAAAGGTTCTTCTGCCTCTGCGAGGCCGTCGTTCTGGAAGCGCTATCACAaaaccttcatcttctttgcaATATTAATAGTCATGGCAGCTATAGCGATCCCAGTGGGAATCATTGAGGCAAGAAGGCTTCATGGAACGAATGGGGGCGACAATACTTCAAATTCTAATCTGAAAGGGATTAGTCGTGATAGCATTCCG GCCTATGCTAGAGGGACGTACCTCGATCCCTTTACATGGTACGATACCACTGACTTCAATGTGACGTTCACAAATGCCACCGTTGGTGGTTTGTCTATTATGGGTCTGAACTCGACGTGGAACGACTCGGCCCAAGCGAACGAAAACGTGCCACCTCTGGACGAGAAGTTTCCGTACGGGTCGCAACCTATCCGCGGTGTCAACCTTGGAGGCTGGTTGTCGATCGAGCCCTTCATTGTCCCTTCGCTTTTCGATACCTACACTTCAAGCGAAGGAATAATCGACGAGTGGACGCTATCCGAGAAACTCGGCGACTCGGCTGCCTCAGTCATCGAAAAGCACTATGCCACATTCATCACCGAGCAAGACTTTGCTGACATCAGAGATGCCGGTCTCGATCACGTTCGGATCCAGTTTTCATACTGGGCCATCAAGACATACGATGGCGATCCGTATGTCCCAAAAATCGCATGGCGCTACCTCCTCAGGGCCATTGAATACTGCCGCAAATACGGCCTCCGAGTCAACCTCGATCCCCACGGAATCCCAGGGAGTCAGAACGGCTGGAATCACAGCGGTCGACAGGGTACGATCGGCTGGCTGAACGGGACCGACGGAGAACTAAATCGACAACGATCTCTCGAGATGCATGACCAGCTCTCGCAGTTCTTCGCACAGGACCGATACAAGAACGTCGTGACGATTTACGGCCTCGTAAACGAACCGCTAATGCTTTCCTTGCCTGTCGAAAAAGTCCTCAATTGGACAGTAGAAGCTACCAACCTGGTACAGAAGAACGGTATTAAAGCTTGGGTCACCGCCCACGACGGCTTCCTCAATCTAGCGAAATGGGATAAGATGCTTAAAACTCGACCGAACAACATGATGCTTGATACCCACCAATACACCGTCTTCAACACGGGCGAGATTGTCCTCAACCACACCAGAAGAGTGGAGCTCATCTGCGAAAGCTGGTACTCGATGATCCAGCAGATTAATATTACCAGCACGGG ATGGGGCCCAACCATATGCGGTGAATGGTCCCAAGCCGACACCGACTGTGCTCAATACGTTAACAATGTCGGCCGCGGTACTCGTTGGGAAGGTACCTTCTCTCTTACCGACTCGACTCAGTACTGTCCCACAGCCAGCGAGGGAACCTGCAGCTGCACGCAAGCCAACGCTGTCCCTGGCGTCTACTCGGAAGGATACAAGACGTTCCTCCAAACCTACGCCGAAGCACAGATGTCGGCTTTTGAAACCGCCATGGGGTGGTTCTACTGGACCTGGGCAACGGAGTCTGCAGCACAGTGGAGCTATCGGACGGCGTGGAAGAACGGCTACATGCCGAAGAAGGCCTATAGCCCAGCCTTTAAGTGCGGGGATGCCATCCCTAGTTTTGGCAATCTGCCGGAATATTATTGA
- the BFR2 gene encoding AATF family protein (BUSCO:EOG09262WSH;~COG:K,U;~EggNog:ENOG410PKUD;~InterPro:IPR012617,IPR039223,IPR025160;~PFAM:PF08164,PF13339;~antiSMASH:Cluster_8.10;~go_component: GO:0005634 - nucleus [Evidence IEA]) codes for MAPKSLAEQMAELEDLTPRDYDPEDLDRGNQDSDEEGAAGGEDENAGREHYQAVGKAKLRKQDPITLGKQYAGSKVSRAALEADSDDDPFAARSGDEDEDDDDDEEEEDDEDEDEDLELGSDEDDEDISESEEEEQRPSKSAKKGKKQVELDDMDTDESDDLEGSEGSFDEDEMPSDEDEEDEDDDEEEEKESESESDSDSKSRKPTNDRDELRRLMATDQKTIAASISQAAKADAAKGKAVKQQRATFDALLNTRIKLQKGLTAINQLSLAATSPDADSEEAITSAESAALALWSTLEDLRVALADAHNTNGSTEEPKKRKRVDTDTPTATLWTRMTDLESAATTHRRTILDKWSAKVRGSTATTAANTRGKLINSSGSGAQSITAVLDAQVATETGDHSRAAKRARQDTTTTAAEGAAATTPIYDDTIFYQSLLRDLVEQRMASSDAITNGLDTLHIQLPTRGGAAIHPVTGMRKDKVKRDVDTRASKGRKMRFDVHEKLQNFMAPEDRGSWTKHAREEFFASLLGKTASGLLREESGDEESGAEESEEDREEGGLRLFRS; via the exons ATGGCTCCGAAATCTCTGGCGGAACAGAtggcggagttggaggattTGACTCCGAGAG ACTACGACCCTGAGGATCTTGATCGCGGAAACCAGGATAGTGATGAAGagggtgctgctggtggtgaggatgaaaATGCCGGGAGGGAGCATTATCAGGCTGTTGG AAAAGCGAAGCTTCGCAAGCAGGATCCCATCACCCTCGGAAAACAGTATGCTGGGTCGAAAGTGAGTCGCGCGGCGTTGGAGGctgatagtgatgatgatccgTTTGCGGCGCGGTcgggtgatgaggatgaagatgatgatgatgacgaggaggaagaggacgacgaggatgaagatgaagatctggaACTGGGtagcgacgaggatgacgaggacatctccgagagcgaggaggaggagcagcgccCATCCAAGTCtgcaaagaaaggaaagaagcaggTCGAGCTGGACGACATGGACACCGACGAGTCGGACGACCTTGAAGGCAGCGAAGGATCTttcgacgaggacgagatgccctccgacgaagacgaggaggacgaagatgacgacgaggaagaagagaaagaatcaGAGTCAGaatccgactccgactccaAATCGCGCAAACCCACCAACGACCGCGACGAACTCCGGCGCCTGATGGCAACCGACCAAAAGACCATCGCGGCGAGCATCTCGCAAGCGGCCAAAGCCGACGCCGCGAAAGGCAAAGCCGTGAAGCAACAACGCGCGACCTTCgacgccctcctcaacacccGAATCAAGCTCCAAAAGGGCCTAACAGCCATAAACCAGCTCTCCCTTGCCGCCACCTCCCCCGACGCCGACTCCGAAGAAGCCATCACCTCCGCCGAATCCGCCGCTTTGGCACTCTGGTCCACGCTCGAAGACCTGCGCGTTGCGCTCGCCGACGCCCACAACACCAACGGTAGCACAGAGGAaccgaagaagcgcaagcgcgtCGACACCGACACTCCCACCGCGACGCTCTGGACACGCATGACCGATCTCGAATCCGCTGCGACCACCCACCGCCGCACCATCCTCGACAAATGGTCCGCCAAAGTCCGCGGCTCGACTGCCACAACCGCCGCCAACACCCGCGGCAAGCTCATCAACTCATCTGGCTCGGGCGCGCAGTCCATCACCGCCGTCCTGGACGCCCAGGTCGCGACCGAGACAGGCGACCATTCCCGTGCTGCTAAGCGCGCCCGTCAAgatactaccaccactgccgccgAAGGCGCAGCAGCCACTACCCCCATCTACGACGACACCATCTTCTACCAATCTCTACTCCGCGACCTCGTCGAGCAGCGCATGGCCTCCTCCGATGCGATCACCAACGGCCTTGATACCCTGCACATACAACTGCCAACGCGCGGCGGAGCAGCGATCCACCCTGTGACGGGGATGCGGAAGGACAAGGTCAAGCGGGATGTGGATACGCGGGCGTCGAAGGGCCGCAAGATGCGGTTCGATGTTCATGAGAAGTTGCAGAATTTCATGGCGCCGGAGGATCGTGGTAGTTGGACGAAGCATGCGCGTGAGGAGTTCTTTGCGTCGTTGTTGGGTAAGACGGCCAGtgggttgttgagggaggagagtggggatgaagagagtGGTGCGGAGGAAAGTGAGGAGGATagagaggagggtggattGCGGTTGTTCAGGAGCTAA
- a CDS encoding Mrp/NBP35 family ATP-binding protein (COG:D;~EggNog:ENOG410PJTC;~InterPro:IPR019591,IPR027417,IPR033756;~PFAM:PF01656,PF10609), producing the protein MLGKRLVSTFRSLQHENPLGLPRSGTPPSLRSRRGLPEKRKIRDVKKVIAVSSAKGGVGKSTIAVNLALAFARRGIRTGILDTDIFGPSIPTLLNLSGEPRLDDKNCLLPLTNYGLKSMSMGYLLPSTQAPPTTDPTERPPMDPTPISWRGLMVTKAMHQLLHSVSWGPLDVLFLDLPPGTGDVQLTINQEIILDGAVIVTTPQDIALRDAVRGIGMFQRMDVPVLGMVRNMAFFACPECGTQTKIFSQGKHVHEGADWGVEAECRRLGVGFLGDVPLDARVCEDADRGMPSVVAEEGKEGKEGVRRRAFLDVAEQVAKKVGIEW; encoded by the exons ATGTTGGGGAAACGATTGGTCTCCACATTTCGGAGCTTGCAGCATGAGAATCCTCTG GGCCTCCCTCGCTCCGGCACGCCGCCGTCTCTCCGAAGTCGTCGCGGGCTGCCcgagaagcgcaagatccGCGATGTGAAGAAGGTGATTGCTGTGTCTTCGGCGAAGGGTGGGGTGGGGAAGTCGACAATAGCGG TCAACCTCGCTCTCGCCTTCGCCCGCCGCGGCATCCGCACCGGCATCCTCGACACAGACATCTTCGGCCCATCAATTCCTACTCTGTTGAACCTATCCGGCGAGCCTAGATTAGATGATA AAAACTGCCTCCTCCCCCTAACCAACTACGGCCTCAAATCCATGTCAATGGGCtaccttctccccagcacCCAAGCGCCCCCCACCACCGACCCGACCGAACGACCCCCCATGGACCCAACACCCATCTCGTGGCGCGGCCTAATGGTCACAAAAGCAATGCACCAACTCCTGCACTCCGTATCCTGGGGTCCGTTGGACGTGCTCTTCCTTGACCTTCCTCCGGGAACCGGCGACGTGCAACTCACCATCAACCAGGAGATCATTCTCGATGGGGCAGTGATTGTGACAACGCCACAGGATATTGCGCTACGGGACGCGGTGCGTGGTATCGGCATGTTCCAGCGCATGGATGTGCCAGTgctggggatggtgaggaatATGGCGTTCTTTGCGTGCCCGGAGTGTGGGACGCAGACGAAGATCTTCTCGCAGGGGAAGCATGTGCATGAGGGGGCggattggggggtggaggcggagTGTAGGAGGCTGGGTGTTGGATTTCTGGGTGATGTGCCGCTGGATGCGAGGGTTTGTGAGGATGCCGACCGGGGGATGCCGAGTGTGGTTGctgaggaagggaaggaggggaaggagggtgtgaggaggagggcatTTTTGGATGTTGCGGAGCAGGTGGCGAAGAAGGTGGGGATTGAGTGGTAG